The following coding sequences are from one uncultured Bacteroides sp. window:
- a CDS encoding ectonucleotide pyrophosphatase/phosphodiesterase gives MRKFTLILFGGFFFLLTLNAQNKSQHYTVIVSLDGFRWDYPILYSTPNLDRMASDGVKATMLPSFPASTFPNHYTIATGLVPDHNGIINNTFWDVRNKRQYSMGDLETRNNPDYYLGEPIWITAQKQGVKTGNIYWVGSDIAIKKMHPTYYKKWGHKPRLTFEQRVDSTIALLQKPKADRPQLIMLYFEEPDGCGHHNGPHSRETGVVVHRMDSLIGMLRSKLESLPFGKDINLIVTSDHGMTEISQDRVIDMNKYLKPEWCKVVDGRTPTSIFTKSGCRDSVYNALKKVQHIHVWKKESIPAELNYGTSDRIGDIVVAPELGWQFTDVARSSKGAHGYFPEYSDMQVVFRAVGPDFKEGYVSKKFVNVDIYSLLAHLLHIVPEKTDGKFERIRFILK, from the coding sequence ATGCGTAAATTCACGTTAATATTGTTTGGCGGATTCTTTTTTTTGCTAACGCTGAACGCACAAAACAAATCGCAGCATTATACCGTCATTGTTTCGCTGGACGGCTTTCGCTGGGATTATCCTATTCTTTACAGTACTCCTAACCTAGATCGTATGGCTTCTGATGGGGTAAAGGCAACGATGCTTCCCTCTTTTCCTGCATCCACATTTCCTAACCATTATACGATTGCTACGGGACTGGTTCCTGATCATAATGGAATCATTAACAATACTTTCTGGGATGTAAGGAATAAGCGGCAGTATTCCATGGGGGATCTGGAGACTCGTAATAATCCAGATTATTACTTAGGTGAGCCGATATGGATAACCGCTCAAAAACAGGGGGTTAAGACTGGAAATATTTATTGGGTTGGTTCAGATATAGCGATAAAAAAGATGCATCCTACTTATTATAAAAAATGGGGACATAAACCTAGGCTTACTTTTGAACAGCGGGTGGATAGTACTATTGCTTTGTTACAGAAGCCGAAAGCAGATCGTCCGCAGTTAATTATGCTTTATTTTGAAGAGCCTGATGGCTGTGGACATCACAATGGTCCGCACAGTAGGGAAACGGGGGTCGTGGTACATCGCATGGATAGCTTGATTGGAATGCTCCGTTCGAAACTAGAGAGTTTGCCTTTTGGGAAGGATATCAATCTGATTGTTACTTCGGATCATGGGATGACGGAAATTAGTCAGGATCGGGTAATAGATATGAATAAGTATTTGAAGCCAGAATGGTGTAAAGTTGTTGACGGGCGTACCCCTACTTCTATTTTCACGAAGTCTGGGTGTCGTGATTCGGTGTATAATGCATTAAAAAAGGTACAGCATATTCATGTTTGGAAGAAAGAGTCTATACCCGCTGAATTAAATTATGGGACGAGTGATCGTATTGGTGATATTGTTGTTGCGCCTGAATTAGGATGGCAATTTACCGATGTGGCTCGTTCCTCAAAAGGTGCTCACGGGTATTTTCCGGAATACTCTGATATGCAGGTCGTTTTCCGAGCCGTTGGTCCCGATTTTAAAGAGGGTTATGTGTCTAAGAAGTTTGTAAATGTGGATATCTACTCTTTATTGGCACATCTGTTGCACATAGTACCAGAAAAAACAGATGGAAAGTTTGAGCGGATTAGATTTATTTTAAAATAA